One Rosa chinensis cultivar Old Blush chromosome 3, RchiOBHm-V2, whole genome shotgun sequence DNA window includes the following coding sequences:
- the LOC121052379 gene encoding uncharacterized protein LOC121052379: MATGDHPGLLLISKQLNGDNYNSWYCAMRISLSAKNKTGFITGKIKEPNEVLNPDEHALWQRCNDMVLSWILNSLEPEISDSVLSYGIPHAIWEDLRDRFSLGNAPRIFQIQRDIYKIEQGHMSVAAYYTKLKALWDELASFNSVTCTCDQNDRTKLMQFLMGLNESYSGTRGQILLMNPLPSVRQAYASVVQEEKQRELGSVVTMPSNTAAIDVRGNSNMPRGRPNNQGDGNQFNNSRNKEPFQCTYCGDLYHRKATCYKLIGYPPGHPKSKEKARHQRQGNEKNSSSLASGTPANQVDFNPTFQELQASLPNLTEDQYVQILGALTSKPVTPQANAAAASVFEYASGLGYKDDDWCG; this comes from the exons ATGGCCACAGGAG ATCATCCTGGCCTGCTCCTTATTTCAAAACAATTAAACGGCGACAACTATAACTCTTGGTACTGTGCTATGAGAATTTCTCTAAGTGCCAAGAACAAGACAGGTTTCATCACCGGAAAAATCAAGGAGCCTAATGAGGTTTTGAATCCTGACGAGCATGCTCTTTGGCAGCGTTGCAATGACATGGTGCTTTCATGGATCCTAAATTCCCTTGAGCCAGAGATATCCGATTCTGTCCTTTCATACGGCATACCTCATGCTATTTGGGAAGATCTTCGTGACAGGTTTTCTTTGGGCAACGCTCCTCGTATATTCCAGATTCAGCGGGACATCTACAAGATTGAGCAAGGTCATATGTCTGTTGCCGCATATTACACAAAATTGAAGGCCCTATGGGACGAGCTTGCATCCTTTAATTCAGTAACATGTACTTGTGATCAGAATGATCGTACCAAACTTATGCAGTTTCTTATGGGACTCAATGAGTCGTATTCAGGTACAAGAGGTCAAATTTTACTAATGAATCCTTTACCCTCAGTCCGTCAAGCCTATGCTTCTGTtgtgcaagaagaaaaacaacgAGAATTGGGGTCTGTTGTCACCATGCCATCAAACACAGCAGCTATAGATGTGCGTGGAAATTCTAATATGCCTAGGGGTCGGCCAAATAATCAAGGCGATGGGAATCAATTCAACAATTCACGCAACAAGGAGCCTTTTCAATGTACTTATTGTGGTGACCTATACCATAGGAAGGCAACATGCTACAAGTTGATTGGATATCCTCCTGGCCATCCCAAGAGTAAAGAAAAAGCACGACACCAACGTCAAGGCAATGAAAAAAATTCCTCAAGCTTGGCATCTGGTACTCCTGCAAATCAAGTGGATTTCAATCCCACTTTTCAAGAACTTCAGGCCTCTTTGCCCAATTTGACAGAGGACCAATACGTTCAAATACTTGGTGCCTTGACTTCCAAGCCTGTCACTCCACAAGCCAATGCTGCTGCTGCCTCAGTCTTTGAGTATGCTTCAG GACTTGGTTACAAGGACGATGATTGGTGTGGGTAA